The Haloarchaeobius amylolyticus genome window below encodes:
- a CDS encoding ArsR/SmtB family transcription factor, producing the protein MTDPTIRRGDGVTGITDRSDLDTLAAVLDPDCQRILATLGTAARTAPELADACDLPTSTTYRKLDKLCDAGVVEEGVRVRTAGKPASEYQLTPTDVCVSVTSDGDIVVDRQSD; encoded by the coding sequence ATGACAGACCCAACGATCAGACGGGGTGACGGCGTGACGGGTATCACGGACAGGTCCGACCTCGACACGCTGGCGGCGGTGCTCGACCCGGACTGCCAGCGCATCCTCGCGACGCTCGGCACCGCTGCACGGACCGCACCGGAACTGGCCGACGCGTGCGACCTCCCGACGTCGACGACGTACCGGAAGCTCGACAAACTGTGCGACGCGGGCGTCGTCGAAGAAGGTGTCCGGGTTCGGACGGCCGGCAAGCCGGCGAGCGAGTACCAGCTCACGCCGACCGACGTGTGCGTCAGCGTGACCAGCGACGGCGACATCGTCGTCGACAGGCAGTCCGACTGA